Proteins encoded within one genomic window of Pongo pygmaeus isolate AG05252 chromosome 18, NHGRI_mPonPyg2-v2.0_pri, whole genome shotgun sequence:
- the ANKRD11 gene encoding ankyrin repeat domain-containing protein 11 isoform X2, whose product MGSRRTRTQMPPAQSLLWCCKAGTLLEAPWHEMEVPRSKKKEKQGPERKRIKKEPVTRKAGLLFGMGLSGIRAGYPLSERQQVALLMQMTAEESANSPVDTTPKHPSQSTVCQKGTPNSASKTKDKVNKRNERGETRLHRAAIRGDARRIKELISEGADVNVKDFAGWTALHEACNRGYYDVAKQLLAAGAEVNTKGLDDDTPLHDAANNGHYKVVKLLLRYGGNPQQSNRKGETPLKVANSPTMVNLLLGKGTYTSSEESSTESSEEEDAPSFAPSSSVDGNNTDSEFEKGLKHKAKNPEPQKATAPVKDEYEFDEDDEQDRVPPVDDKHLLKKDYRKETKSNSFISIPKMEVKSYTKNNTIAPKKASHRILSDTSDEEDASVTVGTGEKLRLSAHTILPGSKTREPSNAKQQKEKNKVKKKRKKETKGREVRFGKRSDKFCSSESESESSESGEDDGDSLGSSGCLKGSPLVLKDPSLFSSLSASSTSSHGSSAAQKQNPSHTDQHTKHWRTDNWKTISSPAWSEVSSLSDSTRTRLTSESDYSSEGSSVESLKPVRKRQEPRKRASLSEKKSPFLSGTEGAVPKLDKEGKVVKKHKTKHKHKNKEKGQCSISQELKLKSFTYEYDDSKQKSDKAILLENDLSAENKLKVLKHDRDHFKKEEKLSKMKLEEKEWLFKDEKSLKRIKDTNKDISRSFREEKDRSNKAEKEKSLKEKSPKEEKLRLYKEERKKKSKDRPSKLEKKNDLKEDKISKEKEKIFKEDKEKLKKEKVYREDSAFDEYCNKNQFLENEDTKFSLSDDQRDRWFSDLSDSSFDFKGEDSWDSPVTDYRDMKSDSVAKLILETVKEDSKERRRDSRAREKRDYREPFFRKKDRDYLDKNSEKRKEQTEKHKSVPGYLLEKDKKRRESAEAGRDRKDALESCKERRDGRAKPEEVHREELKECGCESGFKDKSDCDFGKGLEPWERHHLAREKEKKDGPDKERKEKTKPERYKEKSSDKDKSEKSILEKCQKDKEFDKCFKEKKDTKEKHKDTHGKDKERKASLDQGKEKKEKAFPGIISEDFSEKKDDKKGKEKSWYIADIFTDESEDDRDSCMGSGFKMGEASDLPRTDGLQEKEEGREAYASDRHRKSSDKQHPERQKDKEPRDRRKDRGAADGGRDKKEKVFEKHKEKKDKESTEKYKDRKDRASVDSTQDKKNKQKLPEKAEKKHAAEDKAKGKHKEKSDKEHSKERKSSRSADTEKSLLEKLEEEALHEYREDSNDKISEVSSDSFTDRGQEPGLTAFLEVSFTEPPGDDKPRESACLPEKLKEKERHRHSSSSSKKSHDRERAKKEKAEKKEKGEDYKEGGSRKDSGQYEKDFLEADAYGVSYNMKADIEDELDKTIELFSTEKKDKNDSEREPSKKIEKELKPYGSSAINILKEKKKREKHREKWRDEKERHRDRHADGLLRHHRDELLRHHRDEQKPATRDKDSPPRALKDKSRDEGPRLSDAKLKEKFKDSAEKEKGDPVKMSNGNDKVAPSKDPGKKDARPREKLLGDGDLMMTSFERMLSQKDLEIEERHKRHKERMKQMEKLRHRSGDPKLKEKAKPADDGRKKGLDVPAKKPPGLDPPFKDKKLKESTPIPPAAENKLHPGSGADSKDWLAGPHMKEVLPASPRPDQSRPTGVPTPTSVLSCPSYEEVMHTPRTPSCSTDDYADLVFDCADSQHSTPVPTAPTSACSPSFFDRFSVASSGLSENASQAPARPLSTNLYRSVSVDIRRTPEEEFSVGDKLFRQQSVPAASSYDSPVPHSMEDRAPLPPVPAEKFACLSPGYYSPDYGLPSPKVDTLRCPPAAVVTVTPSPEGVFSSLQAKPPPSPRAELLVPSLEGALPPDLDTSEDQQATAAIIPPEPSYLEPLDEGPFSAVITEEPVEWAHPSEQALASSLIGSTSENPVSWPVGSDLLLKSPQRFPESPKHFCPPDPLHSATPGPFGASEAPYPAPPASPAPYTLPVAEPGLEDVKDGVEAVPAAISASEAAPYAPPSGLESFFSNCKSLPEAPLDVAPEPACVAAVAQVEALGPLENSFLDSSHSLSNLGQVEPVPWADAFAGPEDDLDLGPFSLPELPLQTKDAADVETEPVEESLAPPEKIPPGAPVVINGGDVSTVVAEEQPALPPDQASTRLPAELEPEPSEEPKLDVALEATVEAETVPEERAHGDLDSSVEPTPVPPEQRPLGSGDQGAEAEGPPAASLCVPDGPPVDTVAQAQAADSAGPEDNTEASRAAAPAEGPPGGIQPEATEPEPKPTAEAPKAPRVEEIPQRMTRNRAQMLANQSKQGPPPSEKECAPTPAPVTRAKARGSEEDDAQAQHPRKRRFQRSTQQLQQQLNTSTQQTREVIQQTLAAIVDAIKLDAIEPYHSDRANPYFEYLQIRKKIEEKRKILCCITPQAPQCYAEYVTYTGSYLLDGKPLSKLHIPVIAPPPSLAEPLKELFRQQEAVRGKLRLQHSIEREKLIVSCEQEILRVHCRAARTIANQAVPFSACTMLLDSEVYNMPLESQGDENKSVRDRFNARQFISWLQDVDDKYDRMKTCLLMRQQHEAAALNAVQRMEWQLKVQELDPAGHKSLCVNEVPSFYVPMVDVNDDFVLLPA is encoded by the exons AGAAGCAGGGCCCTGAGCGGAAGAGGATTAAGAAGGAGCCTGTCACCCGGAAGGCCGGGCTGCTGTTTGGCATGGGGCTGTCTGGAATCCGAGCCGGCTACCCCCTCTCCGAGCGCCAGCAGGTGGCCCTTCTCATGCAGATGACAGCCGAGGAGTCTGCCAACAGCCCAG TGGACACAACACCAAAGCACCCCTCCCAGTCTACAGTGTGTCAGAAGGGAACGCccaactctgcctcaaaaaccaaagataaagtGAACAAGAGAAACGAGCGTGGAGAGACCCGCCTGCACCGAGCCGCCATCCGCGGGGACGCCCGCCGCATCAAAGAGCTCATCAGCGAGGGGGCGGACGTCAACGTCAAGGACTTCGCAG GCTGGACGGCGCTGCACGAGGCCTGTAACCGGGGCTACTACGACGTCGCAAAGCAGCTGCTGGCTGCAGGTGCGGAGGTGAACACCAAGGGCCTAGATGACGACACGCCTTTGCACGACGCTGCCAACAACGGGCACTACAAG GTGGTGAAGCTGCTGCTGCGGTACGGAGGGAACCCGCAGCAGAGCAACAGGAAAGGCGAGACGCCGCTGAAAGTGGCCAACTCCCCCACGATGGTGAACCTCCTGTTAGGCAAAGGCACTTACACTTCCAGCGAGGAGAGCTCGACGG AGAGCTCAGAAGAGGAAGACGCACCATCCTTCGCACCTTCCAGTTCAGTCGACGGCAACAACACGGACTCCGAGTTCGAAAAAGGCCTCAAGCACAAGGCCAAGAACCCAGAGCCACAGAAGGCCACAGCTCCCGTCAAGGACGAGTATGAGTTTGACGAGGACGACGAGCAGGACAGGGTTCCTCCGGTGGACGACAAGCACCTGTTGAAAAAGGACTACAGAAAAGAAACGAAATCCAATAGTTTTATCTCTATACCCAAAATGGAGGTTAAAAGTTACACTAAAAATAACACGATTGCACCAAAGAAAGCGTCCCATCGTATCCTGTCAGACACGTCGGACGAGGAGGACGCGAGTGTCACCGTGGGGACAGGAGAGAAGCTGAGACTCTCGGCACATACGATATTGCCTGGTAGTAAGACACGAGAGCCTTCTAATGCCAagcagcagaaggaaaaaaataaagtgaaaaagaagcgaaagaaagaaacaaaaggcagagAGGTTCGCTTCGGAAAGCGGAGCGACAAGTTCTGCTCCTCGGAGTCGGAGAGCGAGTCCTCGGAGAGTGGGGAGGACGACGGGGACTCTCTGGGGAGCTCCGGCTGCCTCAAGGGGTCCCCGCTGGTGCTGAAGGACCCCTCCCTGTTCAGCTCCCTCTCCGCCTCCTCCACCTCGTCTCACGGGAGCTCTGCCGCCCAGAAGCAGAACCCCAGCCACACAGACCAGCACACCAAGCACTGGCGGACAGACAATTGGAAAACCATTTCTTCCCCGGCTTGGTCAGAGGTCAGTTCTTTATCAGACTCCACAAGGACGAGACTGACAAGCGAGTCTGACTACTCCTCTGAGGGCTCCAGTGTGGAATCGCTGAAGCCagtgaggaagaggcaggagcCCAGGAAGCGAGCCTCCCTGTCGGAGAAGAAGAGCCCCTTCCTGTCCGGCACGGAGGGCGCTGTCCCCAAACTGGACAAGGAGGGGAAAGTtgtcaaaaaacataaaacaaaacacaaacacaaaaacaaggaGAAGGGACAGTGTTCCATCAGCCAAGAGCTGAAGTTGAAAAGTTTTACTTATGAATATGACGACTCCAAGCAGAAGTCAGATAAGGCTATACTTTTAGAGAATGATCTTTCCGCTGAAAACAAGCTGAAAGTGTTAAAGCATGATCGCGAccactttaaaaaagaagagaaacttagcaaaatgaaattagaagaaaaagaatggctctttaaagatgaaaaatcacTGAAGAGAATCAAAGACACGAACAAAGACATCAGCAGGTCTTTCCGAGAAGAGAAAGACCGTTCGAATAAAGCAGAAAAGGAGAAATCGCTGAAGGAAAAGTCTCcgaaagaagaaaaactgagactgtacaaagaggagagaaagaagaagtcAAAAGACCGGCCCTCAAAATTAGAGAAGAAGAATGATTTAAAAGAGGACAAAATttcaaaagagaaggagaagatttttaaagaagataaagaaaaactcaaaaaagaaaaggtttataGGGAAGATTCTGCTTTTGACGAATATTGTAACAAAAATCAGTTTCTGGAGAATGAAGACACCAAATTTAGCCTTTCTGACGATCAGCGAGATCGGTGGTTTTCTGACTTGTCCGACTCATCCTTTGATTTTAAAGGGGAGGACAGCTGGGACTCGCCAGTGACAGACTACAGGGACATGAAGAGCGACTCTGTGGCCAAGCTCATCTTGGAGACGGTGAAGGAGGACAGCAAGGAGAGGAGGCGGGACAGTCGGGCCCGGGAGAAGCGAGACTACAGAGAGCCCTTCTTCCGAAAGAAGGACAGGGACTATTTGGATAAAAACTCCGAGAAGAGGAAAGAGCAGACTGAAAAGCATAAAAGTGTCCCTGGCTACCTTTTGGAAAAGGACAAGAAAAGGAGAGAGTCCGCAGAGGCCGGGCGGGACAGAAAGGACGCCCTGGAGAGCTGCAAGGAGCGCAGGGACGGCAGGGCCAAGCCCGAGGAGGTGCACCGGGAGGAGCTGAAGGAGTGTGGCTGCGAGAGCGGCTTCAAGGACAAGTCCGACTGCGACTTTGGGAAGGGCCTGGAGCCGTGGGAACGGCATCACCTAGCacgggagaaggagaagaaggacgGCCCTgataaggaaaggaaggagaagacaaAACCAGAAAGATACAAAGAGAAGTCCAGTGACAAGGACAAAAGTGAGAAATCGATCCTGGAAAAATGTCAGAAGGACAAAGAatttgataaatgttttaaagagaaaaaagataccaaggaaaaacataaagacacacatggcaaagacaaagaaaggaaagcatCTCTCGAccaagggaaagagaagaaggagaaggctTTCCCTGGGATCATCTCGGAAgacttctctgaaaaaaaagatgacaagaaaggcaaagagaaaagctggTACATCGCAGACATCTTCACAGATGAGAGTGAGGACGACAGAGACAGCTGCATGGGGAGCGGGTTCAAGATGGGAGAGGCCAGCGACTTGCCAAGGACAGACGGCCtccaggagaaggaggaagggcgGGAGGCCTATGCCTCCGACAGACACAGGAAGTCTTCTGACAAGCAGCACCCTGAGAGGCAGAAGGACAAGGAGCCCAGAGACAGGAGAAAGGACCGAGGGGCTGCCGACGGGGGGagagacaaaaaagagaaagtcttTGAAAAGCACAAGGAGAAGAAGGATAAAGAGTCCACAGAAAAGTACAAGGACAGGAAGGACAGAGCCTCAGTGGACTCCACgcaagacaagaaaaataaacagaagctcCCTGAGAAGGCTGAAAAGAAGCACGCTGCTGAAGACAAGGCTAAAGGCAAACACAAAGAGAAGTCGGACAAAGAACATTCCAAGGAGAGGAAGTCCTCGAGAAGTGCCGACACGGAAAAAAGCCTGCTTGAAAAGTTGGAAGAAGAGGCTCTCCATGAGTACAGAGAAGACTCCAATGATAAAATCAGCGAGGTCTCCTCTGACAGCTTCACGGACCGAGGGCAGGAGCCGGGGCTGACTGCCTTCCTGGAGGTCTCTTTCACGGAGCCACCTGGAGACGACAAGCCGAGGGAGAGCGCCTGCCTCCCTGAGAagctgaaagagaaggagaggcaCAGACACTCCTCATCTTCATCCAAGAAGAGCCACGACCGAGAGCGAGCCAAGAAAGAGAAGGccgagaagaaagagaagggtgAAGATTACAAGGAGGGTGGTAGCAGGAAGGACTCCGGCCAGTACGAAAAGGACTTCCTGGAGGCGGATGCTTACGGAGTTTCTTACAACATGAAAGCTGACATAGAAGATGAGCTAgataaaaccattgaattgttttctaccgaaaagaaagataaaaatgattcCGAGAGAGAACCttccaagaaaatagaaaaggaactAAAGCCTTATGGATCTAGTGCCATCAACATcctaaaagagaagaagaagagagagaaacacaggGAGAAATGGAGAGACGAGAAGGAGAGGCACCGGGACAGGCATGCGGATGGGCTGCTGCGGCATCACAGGGACGAGCTCCTGCGGCATCACAGGGACGAGCAGAAGCCCGCCACCAGGGACAAGGACAGCCCGCCCCGCGCGCTCAAAGACAAGTCCAGGGACGAGGGCCCGAGGCTCAGCGACGCCAAACTGAAGGAGAAATTCAAGGACAgtgcagagaaagaaaagggcGACCCAGTGAAGATGAGCAACGGGAATGATAAGGTAGCGCCGTCCAAAGACCCAGGCAAGAAAGACGCCAGGCCCAGGGAGAAGCTCCTGGGGGACGGCGACCTGATGATGACCAGCTTCGAGAGGATGCTCTCTCAGAAGGACCTGGAGATCGAGGAGCGCCACAAGCGGCACAAGGAGAGGATGAAGCAAATGGAGAAGCTGAGGCACCGGTCCGGAGACCCCAAGCTCAAGGAGAAGGCGAAGCCGGCAGACGACGGGCGGAAGAAGGGTCTGGACGTTCCTGCTAAGAAACCGCCGGGGCTGGACCCTCCGTTTAAAGACAAAAAGCTCAAAGAGTCGACTCCTATTCCACCTGCCGCAGAAAATAAGCTACACCCAGGATCAGGTGCAGACTCCAAAGACTGGCTGGCAGGCCCTCACATGAAAGAGGTCCTGCCTGCGTCTCCCAGGCCTGACCAGAGCCGGCCCACTGGCGTGCCCACCCCTACGTCGGTGCTATCCTGCCCCAGCTACGAGGAGGTGATGCACACGCCCAGGACCCCGTCCTGCAGCACCGATGACTACGCGGACCTCGTGTTCGACTGCGCGGACTCCCAGCACTCCACGCCTGTGCCCACAGCTCCCACCAGCGCCTGCTCCCCCTCCTTTTTCGACAGGTTCTCCGTGGCTTCAAGTGGGCTTTCGGAAAACGCCAGCCAGGCTCCTGCCAGGCCTCTCTCCACAAACCTTTACCGCTCGGTCTCTGTCGACATTAGGAGGACCCCCGAGGAAGAGTTCAGCGTCGGAGACAAGCTCTTCAGGCAGCAGAGCGTTCCTGCTGCCTCCAGCTACGACTCTCCTGTGCCACACTCGATGGAAGACAGGGCGCCCCTGCCCCCGGTGCCCGCGGAGAAGTTTGCCTGCTTGTCCCCAGGGTACTACTCCCCAGACTATGGCCTCCCATCGCCCAAAGTTGACACTTTGCGCTGCCCGCCGGCTGCCGTCGTCACTGTCACCCCGTCTCCAGAGGGCGTCTTCTCAAGTTTACAAGCAaaacctcccccttcccccagagCTGAGCTGCTGGTTCCTTCCCTCGAAGGGGCCCTTCCCCCGGACCTGGACACCTCCGAGGACCAGCAGGCGACGGCCGCCATCATCCCCCCGGAGCCCAGCTACCTGGAGCCGCTGGACGAGGGTCCGTTCAGCGCCGTCATCACCGAGGAGCCTGTTGAGTGGGCCCACCCCTCCGAGCAGGCCCTTGCCTCTAGCCTGATCGGGAGCACCTCTGAAAACCCTGTCAGCTGGCCTGTGGGCTCAGACCTCCTGCTGAAGTCTCCACAGAGattccccgagtccccaaagcATTTCTGCCCCCCGGACCCCCTCCACTCTGCCACCCCAGGGCCCTTCGGCGCCTCAGAGGCGCCGTACCCCGCCCCTCCCGCCTCTCCTGCGCCGTACACTCTGCCCGTCGCTGAGCCAGGACTGGAGGACGTCAAAGACGGAGTGGAAGCTGTCCCCGCCGCCATCTCCGCCTCAGAGGCGGCTCCCTACGCCCCTCCCTCCGGGCTGGAGTCCTTCTTCAGCAACTGCAAGTCACTTCCGGAAGCTCCGCTGGACGTGGCCCCTGAGCCCGCCTGCGTAGCGGCTGTGGCTCAGGTGGAGGCTCTGGGGCCCCTGGAAAATAGCTTCCTGGACAGCAGCCACAGCCTGTCTAACCTCGGCCAGGTGGAGCCGGTGCCCTGGGCAGACGCCTTCGCGGGCCCCGAGGACGACCTGGACCTGGGGCCCTTCTCCCTCCCGGAGCTTCCCCTGCAGACTAAAGATGCCGCAGATGTTGAAACAGAACCCGTAGAAGAAAGTCTTGCTCCTCCAGAAAAGATCCCTCCGGGGGCCCCTGTGGTCATAAACGGTGGGGATGTTTCCACCGTAGTGGCTGAGGAGCAGCCGGCACTGCCTCCTGACCAGGCCTCCACCCGGCTCCCTGCAGAGCTGGAGCCTGAGCCCTCAGAGGAGCCAAAGCTGGACGTGGCTCTAGAAGCTACGGTGGAGGCAGAGACGGTGCCAGAAGAGAGGGCCCATGGGGATCTGGACTCCAGTGTGGAGCCCACGCCCGTTCCCCCTGAACAGCGCCCACTGGGGAGCGGAGACCAGGGGGCTGAGGCTGAAGGCCCCCCCGCCGCGTCCCTCTGTGTCCCCGACGGCCCCCCCGTGGACACTGTGGCACAAGCTCAGGCTGCGGACAGTGCTGGCCCCGAGGACAACACTGAGGCTTCCCGTGCTGCCGCCCCAGCTGAAGGCCCTCCCGGCGGCATCCAGCCAGAAGCCACAGAACCGGAACCAAAACCCACGGCCGAAGCCCCGAAGGCCCCCAGAGTGGAGGAGATCCCTCAGCGCATGACCAGGAACCGGGCGCAGATGCTCGCGAACCAGAGCAAGCAGGGACCGCCCCCCTCCGAGAAGGAGTgcgcccccacccctgcccccgtCACCAGGGCCAAGGCCCGCGGCTCCGAGGAGGACGACGCCCAGGCCCAGCATCCGCGCAAACGCCGCTTTCAGCGCTCCACCCAacagctgcagcagcagctgaACACGTCCACGCAGCAGACGCGGGAGGTGATCCAGCAGACGCTGGCCGCCATCGTGGACGCCATCAAGCTGGACGCCATCGAGCCCTACCACAGCGACAGGGCCAACCCCTACTTCGAATACCTGCAGATCAGGAAGAAGATCGAGGAGAAACGCAAGATCCTGTGCTGCATCACGCCGCAGGCGCCCCAGTGCTACGCCGAGTACGTCACCTACACGGGCTCCTACCTCCTGGACGGCAAGCCGCTCAGCAAGCTCCACATCCCCGTG